From one Poseidonibacter antarcticus genomic stretch:
- the obgE gene encoding GTPase ObgE — protein sequence MFIDNARFVVHSGKGGQGCSSFRREKFVTKGGPDGGDGGKGGDVYFLVDSNTDTLSNYKGRKLFKADNGKAGMGSRMTGKSADELVLVVPPGTQVIDDDSGEVLLDLLEEGQKVKILEGGKGGLGNVHFKNSRNQRPTYFQPGLPGLSKNIRLELKLIADVGLVGYPNVGKSTLISTTSNANPEIANYEFTTLTPKLGVVEVGDYNSFVMADIPGIIDGAADGKGLGLEFLKHIERTKTLLFMIDVANHRTMLDQYTVLKQEVSKFSNELAGRNYAIALSKIDGYYGEDLEGEIKQFITDIGLECSTSNEFGFDKEYPYYAQDLTYSRFDNSKPFFVLPISSVTRKNTKSITYALYNLLEQNK from the coding sequence ATGTTTATAGATAATGCTAGATTCGTAGTTCATTCGGGAAAAGGTGGACAAGGTTGTTCATCATTCAGAAGAGAAAAGTTTGTTACAAAAGGTGGTCCTGATGGTGGGGATGGTGGAAAAGGTGGAGATGTTTACTTTTTAGTAGATTCTAATACTGATACATTATCAAACTATAAAGGGCGAAAATTATTTAAAGCTGATAACGGTAAAGCAGGTATGGGATCAAGAATGACTGGTAAATCTGCTGATGAGTTAGTTTTAGTTGTACCACCTGGGACACAAGTTATTGATGATGATTCAGGTGAAGTTTTACTTGATTTATTAGAAGAAGGTCAAAAAGTTAAAATTCTTGAAGGTGGGAAAGGTGGACTTGGAAATGTTCATTTTAAAAACTCAAGAAATCAAAGACCGACATATTTTCAACCAGGTCTTCCAGGACTTAGTAAAAATATTAGATTAGAATTAAAATTAATTGCAGATGTTGGACTTGTTGGTTATCCAAATGTTGGAAAATCAACATTAATTTCTACTACATCAAATGCAAATCCTGAAATTGCAAATTATGAATTTACAACTTTAACTCCTAAGTTAGGTGTTGTTGAAGTTGGAGATTATAATTCATTTGTAATGGCAGATATTCCAGGAATTATTGATGGAGCAGCTGATGGTAAAGGATTAGGATTAGAGTTTTTAAAACATATTGAAAGAACTAAAACTTTACTATTTATGATTGATGTTGCAAATCATAGAACTATGCTTGATCAATATACTGTATTGAAACAAGAAGTTTCTAAATTTTCAAATGAATTAGCTGGAAGAAACTATGCAATTGCTTTAAGTAAAATTGATGGATATTATGGTGAAGATTTAGAAGGTGAAATTAAACAATTTATTACAGATATTGGACTTGAATGTTCAACATCAAATGAGTTTGGTTTTGATAAAGAATATCCATATTATGCTCAAGATTTAACTTATTCAAGATTTGATAATAGTAAACCATTTTTTGTATTACCAATTTCTTCAGTAACAAGAAAAAATACAAAATCAATTACTTATGCACTTTATAATTTATTGGAACAAAACAAATGA
- the proB gene encoding glutamate 5-kinase, whose protein sequence is MKRLVIKVGSAVLREGTELAIDRLNNLVDFIAKLKKEKNFEVILVSSGAVASGNTKLNLDRTKILNRQALAAIGQPLLMKYYKKRFAQHNINCAQMLLVADDFDSRKRSANAKSVMEILLENNVVPIVNENDVIANEELLFGDNDQLGAHAAYFFDADMLAILSDVDGFYDSNPHENENAKMIKIINSIDEEELKVKHNPNSEFATGGIVTKLKAANFLIKRNKKMYLSSGFDLKNAYDYLLYDNHNSGTLFQAKTSI, encoded by the coding sequence ATGAAACGATTAGTTATAAAAGTTGGTAGTGCAGTATTAAGAGAAGGTACTGAATTAGCTATTGATAGACTAAATAACTTGGTTGATTTTATAGCTAAACTAAAAAAAGAGAAAAATTTTGAAGTGATTTTAGTATCTTCAGGCGCCGTAGCTTCTGGAAATACTAAGTTAAATTTAGATAGAACAAAAATTTTAAATAGACAAGCATTGGCTGCAATTGGTCAACCTTTGTTAATGAAATATTATAAAAAAAGATTTGCACAACATAATATTAATTGTGCTCAAATGCTTTTAGTTGCAGATGATTTTGATTCACGTAAAAGGTCAGCAAATGCAAAATCTGTAATGGAAATATTATTAGAAAATAATGTTGTTCCTATTGTAAATGAAAATGATGTTATTGCAAATGAAGAGCTTTTATTTGGTGATAATGATCAATTAGGTGCTCATGCAGCATATTTTTTTGATGCAGATATGCTAGCAATTTTAAGTGATGTTGATGGATTTTATGATTCAAATCCTCATGAAAATGAAAATGCCAAAATGATAAAAATCATAAATTCTATAGATGAAGAAGAACTTAAAGTAAAACATAATCCAAATTCAGAATTTGCAACAGGTGGAATTGTTACTAAATTAAAAGCTGCAAATTTTTTAATTAAAAGAAATAAAAAGATGTATTTATCATCTGGATTTGATTTGAAAAATGCTTATGATTATTTACTTTATGATAATCATAATAGTGGAACTCTTTTTCAAGCTAAAACTTCAATTTAA
- the rplU gene encoding 50S ribosomal protein L21, with amino-acid sequence MYAIIKCGGKQYKVSEGDILDIDYTGKAAKETLEITDVLAVNNGELVTGDAVSNAKVEAEVVLDGTGVNRDRKVIIYKKRRRKDSKLKRGFRKSFTKIRITKIAA; translated from the coding sequence ATGTACGCAATTATCAAATGTGGTGGAAAACAGTATAAAGTTTCTGAAGGTGATATTTTAGATATTGATTATACTGGTAAAGCTGCAAAAGAAACACTAGAAATTACTGATGTATTAGCTGTAAACAATGGTGAGTTAGTTACAGGTGATGCTGTATCAAATGCAAAAGTTGAAGCAGAAGTAGTATTAGATGGTACAGGTGTAAATAGAGACAGAAAAGTTATCATTTACAAAAAAAGAAGAAGAAAAGATTCTAAGTTAAAAAGAGGTTTCAGAAAAAGCTTCACTAAAATTAGAATTACTAAAATCGCTGCATAA
- the htpX gene encoding zinc metalloprotease HtpX, giving the protein MEQAKTVFLLTSLTVLFVFIGFSFGGTSGMLIAFLLAGGMNFYVYYYSDEQVLKHYNATPLEDKRHRVYQITQKLVKKAGLPMPKVYLIADHTPNAFATGRNYEHAAVAVTTGLYEMLNEKELEGVIAHELSHIKHYDILIGTIAAVFAGAIAMIANMMQFGAMFGNNRQNSNPIMMIIMAILLPLAASIIQMTVSRSREFMADEGSARMTGNPAALQSALSKLENYARSGHQIHNATEETAHMFIINPFSGLKSTFGSLFRTHPTTEDRIARLEELKEEL; this is encoded by the coding sequence ATGGAACAAGCAAAAACAGTATTTTTACTAACATCATTAACAGTGTTATTTGTATTTATTGGATTCTCTTTTGGTGGAACTTCAGGTATGCTAATTGCTTTTTTATTAGCAGGAGGAATGAATTTTTATGTATATTATTATTCGGATGAACAAGTTTTAAAACATTATAATGCAACACCTCTAGAAGATAAGCGTCATAGAGTTTATCAAATTACACAAAAACTTGTTAAAAAAGCAGGTTTACCAATGCCAAAGGTTTATTTAATAGCTGATCATACACCAAATGCTTTTGCTACAGGAAGAAATTATGAACATGCAGCAGTTGCTGTTACTACAGGTTTATATGAGATGTTAAATGAAAAAGAACTTGAAGGTGTAATTGCTCACGAATTATCACATATTAAACATTATGATATTTTAATTGGAACTATTGCAGCTGTATTTGCAGGAGCTATTGCGATGATTGCAAATATGATGCAATTTGGTGCAATGTTTGGAAATAATAGACAAAACTCAAATCCTATTATGATGATTATAATGGCTATTCTTTTGCCCTTGGCAGCTTCCATTATTCAAATGACTGTAAGTAGAAGTAGAGAGTTTATGGCTGATGAAGGATCTGCTAGAATGACTGGAAATCCTGCTGCTTTACAAAGTGCATTATCTAAGTTGGAAAATTATGCAAGAAGTGGTCATCAAATACATAATGCAACAGAAGAAACAGCGCATATGTTTATTATTAATCCATTTTCAGGCTTAAAATCAACATTTGGTTCATTATTTAGAACACATCCAACAACAGAAGATAGAATAGCAAGACTTGAAGAATTAAAAGAAGAACTTTAA
- the dnaG gene encoding DNA primase yields MIKKESIENLKNNLDIVDVISQFIEVKKSGANFKACCPFHGESTPSFVVSPAKQIYHCFGCGAGGDSIKFVMEYEKLSYPEAIEKLASMNNINLEYDNVNTKKQDIRVLEDVNKFYQRLFVNNQKAKEYILSRGISEFSIEKFEIGYAPASADTIKYLKSNHYNLPDAIDLGIIDTGANGLYSRFIERITFPIYGINGKMVGFGGRTITGHNAKYVNSPQTKVFNKSRLLYGYHLAKEFIYKKNELIVCEGYLDVIMLHQAGFNTAVATLGTALTKDHLPLIRRGEPKIILAYDGDKPGLAAAFKASVMLSQSEFEGGVVIFGEGIDPADMVKDGKTEELNNIFKTPIPFIPYAIDYIISKYEINNPSQKQKALIEANDYLQSLGVIYQDEYKRYIAQKLNIRENLVKVSNNSFERRDDANLSKIDIAELCIIKSILEKPSRLDAVLDIVDSSMFETHRNQFELLLNDIDNISLNAISLNEKLENYDDERLNKELLTLLYKFYTNKLTAISYDKNYEFREKVNMIRKIKDNIYQLRHGKLVSYNL; encoded by the coding sequence ATGATAAAAAAAGAGTCAATTGAAAATTTAAAAAATAATCTTGATATTGTTGATGTTATTTCACAATTTATAGAAGTTAAAAAATCAGGTGCTAATTTTAAAGCATGTTGTCCTTTTCATGGAGAATCGACACCTTCTTTTGTAGTAAGTCCCGCAAAACAAATATATCATTGTTTTGGATGTGGAGCAGGTGGTGATTCTATTAAGTTTGTGATGGAATATGAAAAACTATCTTATCCAGAAGCTATCGAAAAATTAGCTTCAATGAATAATATAAATCTTGAATATGATAATGTTAATACAAAAAAACAAGATATTAGAGTATTAGAAGATGTTAATAAATTTTATCAAAGATTATTTGTAAATAATCAAAAAGCAAAAGAGTATATTTTAAGTAGGGGAATTTCAGAATTCTCAATTGAAAAATTTGAAATAGGTTATGCTCCTGCATCTGCTGATACAATTAAATATTTAAAATCAAATCATTATAATTTACCTGATGCTATTGATTTAGGAATTATTGATACGGGTGCAAATGGATTATATTCAAGATTTATTGAAAGAATTACTTTTCCTATTTATGGAATAAATGGGAAAATGGTTGGTTTTGGTGGACGAACAATTACTGGACACAATGCAAAATATGTAAATTCTCCTCAAACAAAGGTATTTAATAAGTCAAGACTTTTATATGGGTATCACTTAGCAAAAGAGTTTATTTATAAAAAAAATGAATTAATTGTTTGTGAAGGTTATCTCGATGTAATAATGTTACACCAAGCAGGTTTCAACACAGCAGTAGCAACACTAGGAACTGCATTAACAAAAGACCATTTACCACTTATAAGAAGAGGCGAACCTAAAATTATATTAGCTTATGATGGAGACAAACCAGGACTTGCTGCTGCTTTTAAGGCTTCAGTTATGTTATCTCAAAGTGAGTTTGAAGGTGGCGTTGTAATCTTTGGAGAAGGTATAGATCCAGCTGATATGGTAAAAGATGGAAAAACTGAAGAATTAAATAATATATTTAAAACACCAATACCTTTTATTCCCTATGCAATTGATTATATTATTTCTAAATATGAAATAAACAATCCATCACAAAAACAAAAAGCTTTAATAGAAGCTAATGATTATTTACAGTCATTAGGTGTGATTTATCAAGATGAGTATAAAAGATATATTGCACAAAAATTAAATATACGAGAAAACTTAGTAAAAGTAAGTAATAATTCTTTTGAACGAAGAGATGATGCAAATTTATCAAAAATTGATATAGCTGAATTATGTATTATTAAATCAATTTTAGAAAAACCATCAAGATTAGATGCTGTTTTAGATATTGTTGATTCATCAATGTTTGAAACACATAGAAATCAATTTGAGTTATTATTAAATGATATAGATAATATTTCATTAAATGCTATTAGTTTAAATGAAAAACTAGAAAATTATGATGATGAAAGATTAAATAAAGAGTTACTTACATTACTATATAAATTTTATACAAATAAATTAACTGCCATATCATATGATAAAAATTATGAGTTTAGAGAAAAAGTGAATATGATTAGAAAAATAAAAGATAATATTTACCAATTAAGACATGGGAAATTAGTTAGTTATAATTTATAA
- the rpmA gene encoding 50S ribosomal protein L27 has product MAHKKGQGSTQNNRDSAGRRLGVKKYGGEVVRSGNIIIRQRGTKVHVGQNVGIGKDHTIYALIDGVVKFEIKDKKRKKVSVYAS; this is encoded by the coding sequence ATGGCACATAAGAAAGGTCAAGGAAGTACGCAGAATAATAGAGATTCAGCAGGTAGAAGACTTGGTGTTAAGAAATATGGTGGTGAAGTAGTAAGATCTGGTAATATTATTATTAGACAAAGAGGTACTAAAGTTCATGTTGGACAAAATGTTGGTATCGGAAAAGACCACACAATTTATGCTTTAATTGACGGTGTAGTTAAATTTGAGATTAAAGATAAAAAAAGAAAAAAAGTTTCAGTTTACGCTTCGTAA
- a CDS encoding tetratricopeptide repeat protein: MDNIVLEYRDPLFSIIILVALVFVISFFAYSYGIYRERIARKDYRKLSRRFELGKLKEEDYVHLYKTYNLPFDSILLLASSFLHKGDYNKAINVYLTLLEHVNDRVKKEELLELLGITYFKCGFLQRSKDVFMRILKFSPRNKKALTYLLIIHEKLKDFKKAKEITSCLKELDKNVSKDETYLDALIILNDPLSSYDKRIELLHKIYKKDKSIQRLFVQFLLQFNSTYFWNHLEEFNPKSFIDLMWYLNYDDINFKKVSTNDFLLELYNAKGYLNNLEHSEDFIFDILILLHKHSKKVKATLDFEFVCSSCKQTHPIYENRCPHCHNILTFSVNHTLSKSLDQAVQSLQ; the protein is encoded by the coding sequence ATGGATAATATAGTTTTAGAATATAGAGACCCATTGTTTAGTATAATAATACTTGTTGCACTTGTATTTGTCATATCATTTTTTGCGTATTCTTATGGAATATATAGAGAACGAATAGCACGAAAAGACTATAGAAAACTATCCCGCAGATTTGAACTTGGAAAATTAAAAGAAGAAGATTATGTACATTTATATAAAACTTATAATCTCCCTTTTGACTCAATACTTTTATTAGCTTCATCTTTTTTACATAAAGGTGATTACAATAAAGCAATTAATGTATATTTAACACTTCTAGAACATGTAAATGATAGAGTGAAAAAAGAAGAACTTTTAGAATTACTTGGAATTACATATTTCAAATGTGGTTTTTTACAAAGATCAAAAGATGTATTTATGCGAATATTAAAATTTTCTCCAAGAAATAAAAAAGCCTTAACATATTTACTAATAATCCATGAAAAATTAAAAGATTTCAAAAAAGCTAAAGAAATAACATCTTGTTTAAAAGAATTAGATAAAAATGTATCAAAAGATGAAACTTATTTAGATGCACTCATCATATTAAATGATCCTCTTTCTTCTTATGATAAAAGAATTGAACTTCTTCATAAAATATATAAAAAGGATAAAAGTATTCAAAGATTGTTTGTACAATTTTTATTACAGTTTAATAGCACATATTTTTGGAATCATCTAGAAGAATTTAACCCTAAATCATTTATTGATTTAATGTGGTATCTAAATTATGATGATATTAATTTCAAAAAAGTTTCTACAAATGATTTTTTACTTGAATTATACAATGCTAAAGGTTATTTAAATAATTTAGAGCATAGTGAAGATTTTATTTTTGATATTTTAATATTATTACATAAACATTCAAAAAAAGTAAAAGCAACTTTAGATTTTGAATTTGTATGTTCATCATGTAAACAAACACACCCTATTTATGAGAATAGATGTCCACACTGTCATAATATTTTAACTTTTAGCGTAAATCATACGCTAAGTAAATCATTAGATCAAGCTGTTCAATCATTACAATAA
- the aroC gene encoding chorismate synthase, translated as MNTFGHRFRFTTFGESHGKALGCIVDGVPAGIKIDEEFIQNEMDRRKPGKNKYATSRKEGDKVEILSGVFEGITTGTSISMIIFNENQKSKDYTNVKDLFRPGHADFTYFNKYGTRDYRGGGRSSARETAARVAAGAIAKLMLKELDIQVQSGICAIDGIEAKEYDFSSVTESEIFSLDKNIEQEQKDAILAAKNKHNSVGGVALINVKNAPIGLGEPLYFKLDSQIANAMMSINAVKAVEIGDGTLSSKVRGYDNNDQIRKDGFKTNHSGGILGGISNGDDINVKVYFKSTPSIFIKQETVDIHNDEVDCELKGRHDPCVAVRGSVVAESMMALVLADMALLNMSSKIENVKKVYSK; from the coding sequence ATGAATACTTTTGGACATAGATTCAGATTTACCACATTTGGAGAGAGTCATGGTAAAGCCTTAGGTTGTATCGTTGATGGAGTACCAGCTGGAATAAAAATTGATGAAGAATTTATCCAAAATGAAATGGATAGAAGAAAACCAGGTAAAAACAAATATGCAACATCTAGAAAAGAAGGTGATAAAGTTGAAATACTTTCAGGTGTATTTGAAGGAATTACAACAGGTACTTCTATTTCTATGATAATTTTTAATGAAAACCAAAAAAGTAAAGATTATACAAATGTAAAAGATTTATTTAGACCAGGTCATGCTGATTTTACTTATTTCAATAAATATGGAACAAGAGATTATAGAGGTGGTGGAAGATCAAGTGCTAGAGAAACAGCTGCAAGAGTTGCAGCTGGTGCCATTGCAAAATTAATGCTTAAAGAATTAGATATTCAAGTTCAAAGTGGTATTTGTGCTATTGATGGAATTGAAGCAAAAGAGTATGATTTTTCAAGTGTTACTGAATCAGAAATATTTTCTTTAGATAAAAATATTGAACAAGAGCAAAAAGATGCTATTTTAGCAGCAAAAAATAAACACAATTCTGTTGGTGGAGTTGCTCTTATAAATGTTAAAAATGCACCCATAGGTTTAGGTGAACCACTTTATTTTAAATTAGATTCACAAATAGCAAATGCTATGATGAGTATAAATGCAGTTAAAGCTGTAGAAATTGGTGATGGAACTCTTAGCTCAAAAGTTAGAGGTTATGATAATAATGACCAAATAAGAAAAGATGGATTTAAAACAAATCATAGTGGTGGAATTCTTGGTGGAATTTCAAATGGTGATGATATTAATGTAAAAGTTTATTTTAAATCAACTCCATCAATTTTTATTAAACAAGAAACAGTAGATATTCATAACGATGAAGTTGATTGTGAATTAAAAGGAAGACATGATCCTTGTGTTGCTGTTCGTGGTTCAGTGGTTGCTGAATCAATGATGGCTTTAGTATTAGCTGATATGGCTTTACTAAATATGTCTTCAAAAATTGAAAATGTAAAAAAAGTATATTCTAAATAA
- the rnc gene encoding ribonuclease III, with amino-acid sequence MSDYSKLEKCLDYQFRDKNLIIEALTHKSFKKPYNNERLEFLGDAVLNLIVGEFLFLKFPKSNEGELSKIRASLVNETGFTRLANDIKLGDYIFISSAEERNKGRTKASILSDAFEAIMGAIYLESGLDALKPIILKLLDESYEKINLDVLFSDYKTALQEITQARFASIPEYRIEASFGPDHKKEFEVSIWIDNKTYGKAKGKSKKLAQQAVAKIAIDILKGSE; translated from the coding sequence ATGAGTGATTATTCAAAATTAGAAAAGTGTTTGGATTATCAGTTTAGAGATAAAAACCTGATAATCGAAGCACTTACACATAAAAGTTTTAAAAAACCATATAATAATGAAAGATTAGAATTTTTAGGCGATGCAGTTTTAAATTTAATTGTAGGAGAGTTTTTATTTTTAAAATTTCCAAAATCTAATGAAGGTGAATTGTCAAAAATAAGGGCATCACTTGTAAATGAGACTGGTTTCACAAGATTAGCAAATGATATAAAACTAGGTGATTATATTTTTATTTCAAGTGCTGAAGAAAGAAATAAAGGAAGAACAAAAGCTTCTATATTATCAGATGCTTTTGAAGCAATCATGGGGGCGATTTATTTAGAATCTGGATTAGATGCTTTAAAACCAATTATTCTAAAATTATTAGATGAATCATATGAGAAAATAAATTTAGATGTTTTATTTTCTGATTATAAAACAGCACTTCAAGAAATTACACAAGCTAGATTTGCTTCTATTCCTGAATATAGAATTGAAGCATCTTTTGGTCCTGACCATAAAAAAGAGTTTGAAGTATCAATTTGGATTGATAATAAAACTTATGGAAAAGCAAAAGGTAAAAGTAAAAAATTAGCACAGCAAGCTGTTGCTAAAATTGCAATAGATATTTTAAAGGGTAGTGAATAA
- a CDS encoding Rid family detoxifying hydrolase, which produces MKLIQSDNLPSAIGPYSPAVKVNGLVYTSAQVPITLDGTMVERDIKIQTRQVLSNLRTLLEDSDSGMEEVIKVSVYLENIDDFGVVNVLFAEAFGDHKPARSTISTNGLPIGSMIMVDCIATASDYR; this is translated from the coding sequence ATGAAATTAATTCAAAGTGATAATTTACCCTCAGCAATAGGTCCTTATTCGCCTGCTGTTAAAGTTAATGGTTTGGTATATACATCAGCGCAAGTTCCTATAACTTTAGATGGTACAATGGTTGAAAGAGATATTAAAATTCAAACTAGACAGGTATTATCAAATTTAAGAACATTACTAGAAGATTCAGATAGTGGAATGGAAGAAGTAATAAAAGTATCAGTATATTTAGAGAATATTGATGATTTTGGTGTTGTTAATGTATTATTTGCAGAAGCTTTTGGTGATCATAAGCCAGCAAGAAGTACAATCTCAACAAATGGATTACCAATTGGATCGATGATTATGGTTGATTGTATTGCAACTGCATCAGATTATAGATAA
- the fmt gene encoding methionyl-tRNA formyltransferase, whose amino-acid sequence MSKKILFMGTPDYATRIFQELINSSYEIVGLFTQPDKPVGRKQVLTAPHIKQFCIDKNLEFPIFQAERLRGNNEAVLQIKELKPDFIIVAAYGQILPKEILDIAPCINLHASLLPKYRGASPIQESLLNDDYFTGVTSMFMEEGLDSGDILGLQYLKITPTMEVDVAFDKLSDIAAKLTITTLDNFENIQPKKQDETEVSFCKKIKKDDGLVDFSSAKALFLKYKAYSYWPGVFLASGLKLKNIEFIENESSNIEGSILQIEKDFVLIGCTKGSLKIKTLQAPSKKALNSSDYIRGQRLEKDDILK is encoded by the coding sequence ATGAGTAAAAAAATACTTTTTATGGGTACTCCAGATTATGCAACTAGAATATTTCAAGAATTAATTAATAGTTCTTATGAAATTGTAGGACTTTTTACTCAACCTGACAAGCCAGTTGGAAGAAAACAAGTTTTAACAGCTCCTCATATTAAACAATTTTGTATTGATAAAAATTTAGAATTTCCAATTTTTCAAGCAGAAAGATTAAGAGGAAATAATGAAGCTGTTTTACAAATAAAAGAGTTAAAACCAGATTTTATAATTGTTGCTGCTTATGGGCAAATATTACCAAAAGAGATTTTAGATATAGCTCCTTGTATAAATCTTCATGCTTCACTATTACCTAAATATAGAGGAGCATCTCCTATTCAAGAGTCACTTTTAAATGATGATTATTTTACAGGTGTTACTTCTATGTTTATGGAAGAGGGTTTAGATTCAGGTGATATTTTAGGCTTACAATATTTAAAAATCACTCCTACTATGGAAGTTGATGTTGCATTTGATAAATTATCAGATATTGCAGCTAAACTTACTATTACAACTTTAGATAATTTTGAAAATATACAACCAAAAAAACAAGATGAAACTGAAGTTAGTTTTTGTAAAAAAATTAAGAAAGATGATGGTTTAGTTGATTTTTCATCAGCAAAAGCACTTTTTTTGAAATATAAAGCTTATTCTTATTGGCCTGGAGTTTTTCTAGCTTCTGGATTAAAATTAAAAAATATTGAATTTATTGAAAATGAATCTTCTAATATTGAAGGTTCAATTTTACAAATTGAAAAAGATTTTGTTTTAATTGGATGTACAAAAGGTAGTTTAAAAATAAAAACTTTACAAGCTCCATCTAAAAAAGCTTTGAATTCTTCTGATTATATTAGAGGTCAAAGATTAGAAAAAGACGATATTTTAAAATAA